The proteins below come from a single Prolixibacter sp. NT017 genomic window:
- a CDS encoding MFS transporter, which produces MAFEKDRQFKKFCAYGFLKNLRFFEPFMVLFLLGADLSYLQVGLLYSLRMILQNVLEIPAGIVSDALGRRRTMSTSFVFYMLSFVVFYLSGKMPGFVVAMAIFALGEAFRTGTHKAMIFEYLKMKGWESEKVTYYGYTRSWSQRGSALSALLAAGLVILTQNYRMIFLFSIIPYLLDLILISSYPKALDGKTMNIRFSNIGTNFKEVLSDFWYSFKNPLMLKTIANSSIYSGYYKALKDFLQPVIKSLALALPILTFQPNETRSAVLVGVIYYIIYRLSSLAARHSGKFSLRFRSLQMALTLSIFIGAGAGLLSGLFYRFHIPAIAILFFIAVYLVENLRKPIGMGCTADLLEKDILATALSAASQLETLFGAVFTALLGFLADKFGLANGLMAVSLLLMVLTPIFFIRKSRTKA; this is translated from the coding sequence ATGGCCTTCGAGAAAGATAGGCAGTTTAAAAAGTTTTGCGCCTACGGATTTCTGAAGAATCTTCGCTTCTTCGAACCTTTCATGGTGCTCTTCCTGCTGGGTGCCGACCTCTCCTACCTGCAGGTTGGTTTACTCTACAGTCTTCGGATGATTCTCCAGAACGTGCTCGAAATACCGGCCGGCATCGTTTCCGATGCATTGGGCCGTCGCCGGACAATGAGCACCTCTTTCGTTTTTTACATGCTGTCCTTTGTCGTATTTTACCTTTCCGGGAAGATGCCGGGCTTTGTTGTCGCCATGGCCATTTTCGCTTTGGGAGAAGCCTTCCGGACCGGAACACACAAGGCGATGATTTTCGAGTACCTGAAAATGAAAGGCTGGGAATCGGAAAAAGTGACTTATTACGGTTACACCCGGAGCTGGTCGCAACGTGGTTCCGCACTCTCCGCACTTCTGGCAGCAGGCCTGGTTATTCTGACCCAAAACTACCGGATGATTTTCCTCTTTTCCATCATCCCCTACCTGCTCGACCTCATCCTCATTTCCAGTTACCCAAAGGCACTCGACGGAAAAACCATGAATATTCGCTTTTCCAATATAGGAACGAATTTCAAAGAGGTACTTTCCGATTTCTGGTATTCCTTCAAAAATCCGTTGATGCTGAAGACGATTGCCAACAGTTCCATCTATTCAGGCTACTACAAGGCTTTGAAGGATTTCCTGCAGCCGGTCATCAAAAGCCTGGCGTTGGCTCTTCCCATTCTCACATTCCAGCCGAACGAGACCAGAAGCGCGGTTTTGGTGGGCGTCATTTACTACATTATCTATCGATTATCAAGCCTGGCAGCCCGTCATTCCGGCAAATTTTCGCTTCGGTTCCGTTCGCTGCAAATGGCCCTGACTCTTTCCATCTTCATTGGCGCCGGTGCGGGTTTGCTCTCCGGACTGTTTTACCGTTTCCACATTCCGGCAATTGCGATTCTGTTTTTCATTGCTGTTTACCTGGTGGAAAATCTGCGTAAGCCAATCGGGATGGGCTGTACCGCCGACCTGCTGGAGAAAGATATTTTAGCGACAGCTCTATCTGCCGCCTCTCAGTTGGAAACCTTGTTCGGAGCTGTTTTCACCGCACTTTTGGGGTTTCTGGCCGACAAGTTTGGATTGGCTAATGGATTGATGGCAGTCTCGCTGCTACTGATGGTACTGACCCCGATATTTTTCATTCGGAAATCCCGCACGAAAGCTTAA
- a CDS encoding alanine racemase, translated as MAFLALNTDKLKENYQYLDTLFKEHNIEWAVVSKVLCGHKSYLEEVINLGVKQVCDSRVSNLKTIKSIAPEMETVYIKPPAKRAIKSIVEYADISMNTEFETIKLLSKEAQKQKKTHKVIIMIELGELREGVLREEFIDFYAKIFELPNIEVVGIGTNLTCLYGVLPNHDKLIQLSLYEQLIEAKFNKMIPYVSGGSSVTIPLIDQGLLPEAINHFRVGETLFLGTEPYTNQQYKDMHTDVFQLYAEIIELIEKPVVPMGEFGVNVEGKAYEIDEEKLGETSYRAIIDLGLLDVEETHIEPVNPKLNFVGASSDMIVIDLGNNEDNYKTGDLLEFKLDYMGALRVLNSRYIDKVKR; from the coding sequence ATGGCTTTCCTGGCTCTGAACACTGATAAATTAAAAGAAAACTACCAATATCTCGACACACTCTTCAAGGAGCATAACATTGAGTGGGCTGTGGTTTCCAAGGTCCTCTGTGGCCATAAATCATACCTGGAAGAGGTCATCAATCTCGGCGTAAAGCAAGTTTGCGACTCCCGGGTATCGAACCTCAAGACCATCAAATCCATTGCTCCAGAAATGGAAACCGTATACATCAAACCGCCGGCAAAAAGGGCAATCAAAAGCATCGTCGAATACGCCGACATCAGCATGAATACGGAGTTCGAAACCATTAAACTGCTCTCGAAGGAGGCGCAAAAGCAAAAGAAAACCCACAAAGTCATTATCATGATCGAGCTGGGCGAATTGCGTGAAGGCGTTCTTCGTGAAGAGTTTATCGATTTTTACGCTAAAATCTTCGAGCTGCCCAACATCGAAGTAGTGGGGATCGGCACCAACCTAACCTGCCTGTACGGAGTATTGCCCAACCATGACAAACTCATTCAGCTCAGCCTGTATGAGCAACTCATCGAGGCAAAATTCAACAAAATGATTCCGTATGTTTCGGGAGGTTCATCGGTGACCATACCGCTCATCGACCAGGGATTGCTGCCCGAGGCCATCAACCATTTCCGCGTAGGCGAAACCCTGTTTTTGGGAACAGAACCCTATACCAATCAGCAATACAAAGACATGCACACCGATGTTTTCCAGCTTTACGCTGAAATTATCGAGCTGATTGAAAAACCGGTGGTTCCCATGGGTGAATTCGGCGTTAACGTGGAAGGCAAAGCCTACGAAATTGATGAAGAGAAACTGGGCGAAACCTCGTACCGGGCCATCATCGATTTGGGCTTGCTGGACGTGGAAGAAACACATATCGAACCGGTCAATCCGAAGCTGAACTTCGTGGGCGCCAGCTCCGATATGATTGTTATCGACCTCGGCAACAACGAAGACAACTACAAAACAGGTGACTTGTTGGAATTCAAACTCGATTACATGGGTGCCCTCAGGGTACTGAACTCGAGGTATATTGATAAAGTGAAACGGTAG
- a CDS encoding Crp/Fnr family transcriptional regulator produces the protein MMNIDLNLLEKRFPFFELSLRYAIAEKGILQELEDGEEIIREGQYIKSVPLVLEGLVRISRLDDQGRELLLYYLHPGEACAMSLTCCMGHTQSNVRAVAEAPTILLRIPTPLLDQWMNTYQSWKEYVMYAYRKRFDELLETIDSIAFMKMDERLEKFFADRFRSTGSTLYTGTHQDIAFSLNTSREVVSRLLKKLEKDGVITLSRNKIDYAGMVK, from the coding sequence ATGATGAATATCGATTTGAATTTACTGGAAAAGCGGTTTCCGTTTTTTGAGCTTTCCTTACGCTATGCTATTGCCGAAAAAGGCATTTTGCAAGAGCTGGAAGATGGTGAAGAGATTATTCGCGAAGGTCAGTATATTAAGTCGGTTCCGCTGGTTCTGGAAGGACTGGTCCGCATTTCCCGCCTCGATGATCAGGGGCGCGAACTGTTGCTTTATTACCTGCATCCGGGTGAGGCATGTGCCATGTCGCTTACCTGCTGCATGGGACATACACAGAGTAATGTCCGCGCCGTGGCCGAAGCTCCCACCATTTTACTCCGCATTCCCACTCCTCTGCTCGACCAGTGGATGAACACCTACCAAAGCTGGAAAGAGTACGTGATGTACGCTTATCGCAAACGCTTTGACGAACTGCTGGAAACCATCGACAGCATTGCTTTCATGAAAATGGACGAACGCCTGGAGAAATTCTTTGCCGATCGTTTCCGGTCGACCGGAAGCACCTTATATACCGGCACGCACCAGGATATCGCCTTTTCGCTGAACACCTCCCGTGAAGTCGTTTCCCGTCTCCTAAAAAAGCTGGAGAAAGACGGCGTCATCACGCTTTCGCGGAATAAAATCGACTACGCCGGAATGGTGAAATAA
- a CDS encoding SRPBCC family protein, whose amino-acid sequence MITFHSHSGIYTLVARQIIETGIDEAWEFFSSPANLRLITPPEMGFVITSPAPSATAYHGQIISYKLHPVGKIKTNWVTEITHVSEKKFFVDEQRKGPYRMWHHEHHFKDLNGRVEMTDRVTYRLPLGVLGKLVHNIFVKQKLREIFVYRKMKIEEIFKS is encoded by the coding sequence ATGATAACATTCCACTCGCACTCCGGAATATACACGCTGGTAGCACGCCAGATTATCGAAACCGGCATTGATGAAGCCTGGGAATTCTTCTCGTCACCTGCCAACCTTCGGCTAATTACGCCGCCGGAAATGGGATTTGTCATCACATCGCCGGCTCCATCGGCTACAGCCTACCATGGACAAATTATCTCATACAAACTTCATCCGGTTGGTAAAATCAAGACCAATTGGGTCACTGAGATTACGCATGTTTCGGAAAAGAAGTTCTTTGTCGATGAGCAACGAAAAGGCCCCTACCGCATGTGGCACCACGAACATCATTTTAAGGACCTGAACGGACGGGTTGAAATGACCGACCGCGTAACTTACCGGCTGCCTCTTGGCGTGCTGGGAAAATTGGTGCACAACATCTTTGTCAAACAAAAGCTGCGGGAGATATTTGTATACCGGAAAATGAAAATCGAAGAAATCTTCAAGTCATAA
- a CDS encoding MBL fold metallo-hydrolase gives MTNYMCQACGVQFEATKQPPEICPICSDDRQFVPWDGQKWTTLENVQKYHANQLQKVEKGIYTLQTTPGFAIGQRAIFIQTEQGNILWDCISLIDETTVELLNHLGGVDSIAISHPHYYSTMADWSRAFNNAPIYLHKKDADFVFQKSENIVFWEGDSLELWENIQLINPGGHFPGATVLHQYDREKDVYSLFTGDIINVEPDMKTLSFMYSYPNHIPLSAKDIQIIKNRMEGIPFERIFGAWYKRNIMKDGRALFDASLERYLKIVRPN, from the coding sequence ATGACAAATTATATGTGCCAGGCCTGTGGCGTTCAATTTGAAGCTACAAAACAACCTCCCGAAATTTGTCCTATCTGTTCTGACGACCGTCAGTTTGTTCCGTGGGACGGACAGAAGTGGACCACACTCGAAAACGTGCAAAAATACCACGCCAACCAACTACAGAAAGTTGAAAAAGGAATCTACACCCTGCAAACAACACCTGGCTTTGCGATTGGGCAGCGAGCTATTTTCATTCAAACTGAGCAAGGCAACATTCTCTGGGACTGCATTTCGCTCATCGACGAAACCACGGTCGAATTGCTCAATCATCTGGGCGGCGTCGACTCGATTGCCATCAGCCATCCGCACTACTACTCAACCATGGCGGATTGGAGCCGCGCATTCAACAACGCCCCCATTTACCTGCACAAGAAGGATGCAGACTTCGTGTTCCAAAAATCGGAGAACATCGTTTTTTGGGAAGGTGATTCACTGGAGTTGTGGGAAAACATTCAACTCATCAATCCCGGAGGCCACTTTCCGGGAGCTACGGTTTTGCATCAGTACGATCGGGAAAAGGACGTTTACTCGCTCTTTACCGGTGACATTATCAATGTGGAGCCGGATATGAAAACATTGTCTTTTATGTATAGCTATCCCAACCACATTCCCCTTTCAGCAAAGGACATCCAGATTATCAAGAACAGGATGGAAGGCATTCCTTTCGAACGGATTTTCGGCGCCTGGTATAAGCGGAACATTATGAAAGACGGTCGCGCCCTATTCGATGCATCCCTGGAAAGATACCTGAAAATAGTCCGCCCAAATTAA
- a CDS encoding N-acetyltransferase yields MIDTEIFNSDHKPSPKQKEAIIDFLFTHLEKYGDPKPDIQKALDYSMNEGESFGGFTIVSSNKDQISGVVLVNRTGMKDYIPENILVYIATHNEMRGQGIGKALMQKAIDEAEGDIALHVEPDNPAKFLYEKFGFTNKYLEMRYKRNGK; encoded by the coding sequence ATGATTGACACTGAAATTTTCAATTCAGATCACAAACCTAGTCCGAAACAGAAAGAAGCAATCATTGACTTCCTCTTCACCCATCTCGAAAAGTACGGTGACCCGAAGCCAGATATCCAGAAAGCATTGGATTACTCAATGAACGAGGGAGAATCATTTGGTGGTTTTACCATCGTATCCAGCAATAAGGATCAAATCTCCGGAGTCGTACTTGTTAACCGGACCGGCATGAAAGATTACATCCCCGAAAATATCCTCGTTTACATCGCTACTCACAACGAAATGAGAGGTCAGGGAATTGGTAAGGCCCTCATGCAAAAAGCTATCGATGAAGCCGAAGGGGATATCGCATTACACGTTGAGCCAGACAACCCGGCCAAATTCCTGTATGAGAAATTTGGTTTTACCAACAAATACCTTGAAATGCGTTATAAACGAAACGGTAAATAA